One window of Oryza brachyantha chromosome 12, ObraRS2, whole genome shotgun sequence genomic DNA carries:
- the LOC102719253 gene encoding ultraviolet-B receptor UVR8, with protein sequence MDATTSSGASSSLPLHLIIDDALALVSPLQQSFQRSQRHCFGDSAPGEFPLAANPSIVLHVLTSCNLEPDDLAHLEATCTFFRKPANFPPDFQLSMSELAALDMCQKRAVFKPMNQEEREMFKQRCGGSWKLVLRFIMAGEACCRREKSQAIAGPGHSIAVTTSGVVYTFGSNNSGQLGHGTLEEEWRPRIIRSLQGIRIIQAAAGAGRTMLVSDAGRVYAFGKDSFGEVEYGAPGSRVVTTPQMVESLKDIYIVQAAIGNFFTAVLSREGRVYTFSWGNDMKLGHQTEPNDVQPHLLAGPLENIPVVQIAAGYCYLLALACQPSGMSVYSVGCGLGGKLGHGSRTDEKYPRLIEQFQALNIQPVVVAAGAWHAAVVGKDGRVCTWGWGRYGCLGHNNEDCESVPKVVESLINVRAIHVATGDYTTFVVSDKGDVYSFGCGESSSLGHNTITEGNNRHTNFLSPKLVTSLKRTNERVAQISLTNSIYWNAHTFALTDSGKLYAFGAGDKGQLGTELVAQQSERGTPERVEIDLS encoded by the exons ATGGACGCCACGACCAGCAGTGGAGCTTCCTCCTCTCTGCCCCTCCACCTTATCATAGATGATGCTCTTGCCCTTGTTTCTCCGTTGCAGCAGTCGTTTCAGCGGTCGCAGCGCCATTGCTTTGGCGACTCTGCTCCTGGAGAATTCCCCTTGGCTGCAAACCCGTCAATTGTTCTCCATGTCCTCACATCATGCAACCTAGAACCTGATGACCTCGCCCACTTGGAG GCAACATGCACGTTTTTCCGGAAGCCTGCCAACTTCCCTCCCGATTTTCAGCTGTCAATGTCAGAACTTGCAGCGTTGGATATGTGCCAGAAACGGGCGGTATTTAAACCGATGAAtcaagaagaaagagaaatgtTTAAGCAACGCTGTGGTGGGAGTTGGAAGCTGGTTCTTAGGTTTATAATGGCAGGTGAAGCATGTTGCCGGAGAGAAAAATCTCAGGCGATTGCCGGGCCTGGTCACAGCATTGCTGTGACAACAAGCGGTGTGGTGTATACTTTTGGGTCCAACAACTCTGGCCAACTTGGCCATGGTACTTTAGAAGAGGAGTGGAGGCCACGGATTATCAG ATCATTGCAGGGTATTAGAATTATTCAAGCGGCAGCAGGAGCAGGAAGAACAATGCTTGTAAGTGATGCTGGTAGGGTCTATGCATTTGGAAAGGATTCGTTTGGAGAAGTGGAATATGGGGCTCCAGGTTCTAGGGTTGTCACTACACCACAGATGGTGGAATCGTTGAAGGACATATACATTGTCCAGGCAGCAATTGGGAACTTCTTTACTGCAGTTTTATCTCGGGAAGGTCGCGTATATACATTTTCCTGGGGTAATGACATGAAACTAGGTCATCAGACAGAACCAAATGATGTTCAGCCTCATCTTCTAGCAGGCCCTCTTGAGAACATTCCAGTTGTGCAGATTGCTGCAGGCTACTGTTATCTCCTGGCTCTGGCATGCCAACCAAGTGGCAT GTCTGTTTATTCTGTTGGGTGTGGTTTAGGGGGGAAGCTTGGCCATGGTTCTCGAACTGATGAGAAATATCCTAGGTTAATTGAGCAGTTCCAAGCTTTGAATATACAACCAGTGGTGGTTGCTGCTGGTGCTTGGCATGCTGCTGTTGTAGGTAAGGATGGACGTGTTTGCACCTGGGGATGGGGGAGGTATGGCTGCTTGGGTCATAATAATGAGGATTGTGAGTCTGTTCCAAAGGTTGTTGAGTCCTTAATCAATGTGAGGGCCATCCATGTAGCAACCGGAGATTACACCACATTTGTTGTATCAGATAAAGGTGATGTTTATTCGTTTGGATGCGGTGAATCGTCAAGTCTTGGCCACAACACTATAACCGAG GGTAACAATAGGCACACTAATTTCCTTAGCCCAAAGTTGGTGACTTCTTTGAAAAGAACGAATGAAAGGGTGGCTCAGATCAGCCTTACTAACTCCATATACTGGAATGCACATACATTTGCACTGACAGATTCAGGGAAGCTCTATGCATTTGGTGCAGGGGACAAAGGGCAGCTAGGCACTGAACTCGTCGCACAGCAAAGTGAGAGGGGGACACCTGAGCGTGTTGAAATTGATCTCAGTTAG